Within Phragmitibacter flavus, the genomic segment AAGCACCATGATGAGGGGCCCCGGCGTGGTTTCGGCCAAGGCGAGTCCGGACATCATTTGGGCATGGGTCAGCCATTCGTGATGCTCAACCGCCTGCTGGGCGACGTAGGGCAACACGGCATAAGCTCCGCCAAACGTGACCAGCGCGGCTTTGCTGAAAAAGATGCCTTGCTGGGCCTGGGTGCTTTCCCATCCTAGCCACGTAATGAGGGCAATGACGGGCAGCCACCAGCAGGCCAGGCAGGTGAGGCTCAAGCGGAGAGTTCGAGTCCAGGAAGCTTTAACTGGCAGCGGTAACACGACAAAATTGGCTTCTTCGGCAAGCTGAGCTGCCCCGTGGGAGCCTCCGGCAGGGAATTGATTGGGCGCGAGCCGGTTTCCGATCCACCCGACAAAAGCGGCGGCGAAGATGATGTAAACAAACGAGATTTTGAAGAAGAAGATGGCCATGAACGACAGGGCGGCAATGCACCACAAGGCATTCGATTTCAATGCTTTGCGACCGATGCGTAGCAACGCGGAAGCGATGATGGCGATCACGGCGGGCAGCAACCCGTGAAAAATGGCCTGCAGCCAGGGCACTTCCGCGCCGACAAGGTAAACCCAGCTCAGCGCATAGAGGATGAACATCGAAGGCAGCACAAACAGGACCCCGGCGGCGAGTCCTCCCTTGGCACCATGCAGACGCCAGCCGAGATAAGTGGCAAGCTGCTGCGCTTCAGGTCCAGGCAACAGCATGCAAAAATTCAGGGCGTGAAGGAAGTGGCTTTCGGAGATCCAGCGACGTTTTTCCACCAGCTCCTTATGCATGAGGGCGATTTGTCCAGCCGGGCCACCGAAGCTGATGAAACCCAGCTTGATCCAGTATCGCAGGGCTTCGCGAAAGGCGGGCGCGGCGGGTGGTGGTGGTGTTTCCATGAATGAGACGAGGAGGAGCCAAAGGGAGGCCATCAGGCGCTACACCTTCCAGACGGAATCGTCATCCAACATCTTTGCCAGACTCCCCAGTTTGGGGTTGGCTACCTCGCCAGGATTCGAACCTGAACAAAGAGAATCAAAATCTCTTGTGCTACCGTTACACCACGAGGCAATTTGGGAAAGCGGCCAACAATGTAGGCGGTATTTTGTGGGTGGCAAGTGGGAAAATGGATTGTCTTCTTTGGTGTCG encodes:
- the chrA gene encoding chromate efflux transporter; the encoded protein is MASLWLLLVSFMETPPPPAAPAFREALRYWIKLGFISFGGPAGQIALMHKELVEKRRWISESHFLHALNFCMLLPGPEAQQLATYLGWRLHGAKGGLAAGVLFVLPSMFILYALSWVYLVGAEVPWLQAIFHGLLPAVIAIIASALLRIGRKALKSNALWCIAALSFMAIFFFKISFVYIIFAAAFVGWIGNRLAPNQFPAGGSHGAAQLAEEANFVVLPLPVKASWTRTLRLSLTCLACWWLPVIALITWLGWESTQAQQGIFFSKAALVTFGGAYAVLPYVAQQAVEHHEWLTHAQMMSGLALAETTPGPLIMVLQFVGFIGGWQHPGILTPAWSATLSALITTWVTFVPCFLFVFLGAPHVEHLRRQPRLAAALTTITAAVVGVILNLGVQFTQHALWPARTGAGWGSMDIFVAVLAIAALIAMERFKIGLLPVIGACALLGLLAHWVVP